A single genomic interval of Flavobacteriales bacterium harbors:
- a CDS encoding polysaccharide biosynthesis tyrosine autokinase — protein MATQGSQAKGGIIDVNDLRYFVRIFSKNWYFVVVALVLSAALSYLYSYKIPEVHGASAQILLKDREVYNYQTQVYQNIGYVAAYSDIVNQKRVLTSYDLVDKALSKLDFDISYYIIGRFKVSQVYGSLPFTVKIDLLNPKYYQRPFDLRVVDPDHYELSYDGGTGIVSKVYAFGQDVMENDFLLRVDKSEQLAAGSFEKVTASDYQFVRHSRPWLVNKYKSGMVVENLDYTTILQVTVEDEIPARAKMFLDTLSREYINYTLQSEFDINQNTLNYIDKQLDEVTVILNQFEDELQRYKESRNILDLSREEDRYFNELVRFDNERRKLELMIQSLNDLEDYVVNIGDEKLLPPSFYILEDDVFLRNTLSELYAMQMNRNSMLFDATPENLSVNRLDSTIMLNRGNLLVYVKNSRKAIEAKISDVQAQMADYERLIRTVPLSQRDILNIERRLQVNEKLYLFLLEKRANTVIARAGIVPQTKVIELARSIGVVRPDKVKILYAFMVGGIVISLIIVFIRVMFYDRIENADQLKAMVHMPVFGEIIASDKAEENYVVVDSDPKSAITESFRTVRTNLEYLPGPQGTGRVVLVTSYRPNEGKTFCSVNLSAILAKAGKRVMLLELDLHKPKVGKGLNMTSTQGLSNLLVGHVEPAAVVQPTQIENFHVILSGPTPPNASELVLSRHLEELFRYGRQHYDYVIIDTPPVGLITDALVMMKHVDATLFVVNTRFANKDHLTSAMEVIHSNPVRNFGFILNGVRMKKSKYYYNTNYGYGYRYAYGYGSGYGYGYGYGRRKRGKDAKDGGDTEA, from the coding sequence ATGGCCACTCAGGGAAGTCAGGCGAAAGGCGGCATCATCGACGTCAACGACCTCCGGTATTTCGTCCGGATCTTCTCCAAGAACTGGTACTTCGTGGTGGTGGCCCTGGTGCTCTCCGCCGCGCTGAGCTACCTGTACTCCTACAAGATCCCCGAGGTGCACGGCGCCAGTGCGCAGATCCTGCTGAAGGACCGGGAGGTGTACAACTACCAGACGCAGGTCTACCAGAACATCGGCTATGTGGCGGCCTACAGCGACATCGTGAACCAGAAGCGGGTCCTCACCTCGTACGATCTGGTGGACAAGGCGCTGAGCAAGCTCGACTTCGACATCTCCTACTACATCATCGGTCGGTTCAAGGTCTCGCAGGTCTATGGCTCCCTGCCCTTCACGGTGAAGATCGACCTGTTGAACCCCAAGTACTACCAGCGCCCCTTCGACCTCCGGGTGGTGGACCCGGACCATTACGAGCTGAGCTACGACGGGGGTACGGGCATCGTGTCGAAGGTCTATGCCTTCGGGCAGGACGTGATGGAGAACGACTTCCTGCTGCGGGTGGACAAGAGCGAGCAGCTGGCCGCGGGCAGCTTTGAGAAGGTGACCGCGAGCGACTACCAGTTCGTGCGGCACAGCAGGCCCTGGCTGGTGAACAAGTACAAGAGCGGCATGGTGGTGGAGAACCTGGATTACACCACCATCCTGCAGGTCACCGTGGAGGACGAGATCCCCGCGCGGGCCAAGATGTTCCTGGACACCCTGAGCCGCGAGTACATCAATTACACGCTGCAGAGCGAGTTCGACATCAACCAGAACACGCTCAACTACATCGACAAGCAGCTCGACGAGGTGACGGTGATCCTGAACCAGTTCGAGGACGAGCTTCAGCGCTACAAGGAGAGCCGCAACATCCTGGACCTGAGCCGCGAGGAGGACCGCTACTTCAACGAGCTGGTGCGGTTCGACAATGAACGGCGCAAGCTGGAGCTGATGATCCAGTCGCTCAACGACCTGGAGGATTACGTGGTGAACATCGGGGACGAGAAGCTGCTGCCGCCCTCGTTCTACATCCTGGAGGACGATGTGTTCCTGCGCAACACGCTCAGCGAGCTGTACGCCATGCAGATGAACCGCAACAGCATGCTGTTCGACGCCACCCCGGAGAACCTGAGCGTGAACCGGCTGGACAGCACCATCATGCTCAACCGCGGCAACCTGCTGGTGTACGTGAAGAACTCGCGCAAGGCCATCGAGGCGAAGATCAGCGACGTGCAGGCGCAGATGGCGGATTACGAGCGGTTGATCCGCACGGTGCCCCTGAGCCAGCGCGACATCCTCAACATCGAACGGCGCCTTCAGGTGAACGAGAAGCTCTACCTCTTCCTGCTGGAGAAGCGGGCCAACACGGTGATCGCACGGGCGGGCATCGTGCCGCAGACCAAGGTGATCGAGCTGGCCCGGTCCATCGGGGTGGTACGGCCGGACAAGGTGAAGATCCTGTACGCCTTCATGGTGGGCGGCATCGTGATCTCGCTGATCATCGTGTTCATCCGCGTGATGTTCTACGATCGGATCGAGAACGCCGACCAGCTGAAGGCCATGGTGCACATGCCCGTGTTCGGGGAGATCATCGCCAGCGACAAGGCCGAGGAGAACTACGTGGTGGTGGACAGCGACCCCAAGAGCGCGATCACCGAGAGCTTCCGGACGGTGCGCACCAACCTGGAGTACCTGCCCGGGCCGCAGGGCACCGGGCGCGTGGTACTGGTCACCAGCTACCGTCCCAACGAAGGCAAGACCTTCTGCAGCGTGAACCTCAGCGCCATCCTGGCCAAGGCGGGCAAGCGGGTGATGCTGCTGGAGCTCGACCTGCACAAGCCCAAGGTGGGCAAGGGCCTGAACATGACCAGCACGCAGGGCCTGAGCAACCTGCTGGTGGGCCACGTGGAGCCGGCCGCCGTCGTGCAACCCACGCAGATCGAGAACTTCCACGTGATCCTCAGCGGCCCCACCCCGCCCAACGCGTCGGAGCTCGTGCTGAGCCGCCACCTGGAGGAACTGTTCCGCTACGGTCGGCAGCACTACGACTACGTGATCATCGACACCCCGCCGGTGGGCCTGATCACCGACGCGCTGGTGATGATGAAGCATGTGGACGCCACCCTCTTCGTGGTGAACACGCGGTTCGCCAACAAGGACCACCTCACCAGCGCCATGGAGGTGATCCACAGCAATCCGGTGCGCAACTTCGGCTTCATCCTCAACGGTGTGCGGATGAAGAAGAGCAAGTACTACTACAACACCAACTACGGCTACGGTTATCGCTACGCGTACGGCTATGGCAGCGGCTACGGCTATGGCTACGGCTACGGCCGCCGCAAGCGGGGCAAGGACGCCAAGGATGGTGGGGACACCGAGGCCTGA
- a CDS encoding archaeosortase/exosortase family protein, with amino-acid sequence MDGPQAPSSSTLRDPLVRFLVTAGALFLGWYLLYELVIHPWGVLDRAVIDNLIRLSGTLLSALGYTLLPEPANAEMIRTVGVQGGHLLWIGDPCNGVSLFAVFALFLITYPGPWRHKAWFIPLGLLSIHLINVLRIAALCIVVTIDYELLNFNHDYTFYVVVYGWVFLLWFLWVKRFARNTPAAPAP; translated from the coding sequence ATGGACGGGCCTCAGGCACCGTCCTCCTCCACCTTGCGCGACCCGCTCGTCCGCTTCCTCGTCACCGCAGGTGCCCTCTTCCTGGGCTGGTACCTCCTCTATGAGCTCGTCATCCATCCCTGGGGCGTGCTCGACCGCGCGGTGATCGACAACCTCATCCGCCTCAGCGGCACCCTGCTCTCCGCCCTGGGCTACACCCTGCTGCCCGAACCCGCCAACGCGGAGATGATCCGCACCGTGGGGGTGCAGGGCGGCCACCTGCTCTGGATCGGCGACCCCTGCAACGGGGTGAGCCTCTTCGCCGTGTTCGCGCTCTTCCTCATCACCTACCCCGGGCCCTGGCGGCACAAGGCGTGGTTCATTCCGCTGGGCCTGCTCTCGATCCACCTCATCAATGTGCTGCGCATCGCCGCCCTCTGCATCGTGGTCACCATCGACTACGAGCTGCTCAACTTCAACCACGACTACACCTTCTATGTGGTCGTGTACGGATGGGTCTTCCTCTTGTGGTTCCTGTGGGTGAAGCGGTTCGCGCGGAACACCCCCGCCGCCCCGGCGCCATGA
- a CDS encoding sulfotransferase has protein sequence MSGLFHLAKRLAEPLRPRLLPSIVIVGAQKAGTSALYSMLVRHPRVIAPVEKELTFFGNDNTYALGMAHYRRMLPVRPLRGRGWTTLDATPNYLYRPAAAERIHRHLPGAVIVAVLRDPVKRARSDWNMFHQFKGHPRYAHLYDPRPFAEAMAAELADPPPFGYLARGHYGPQVERYIRLFGRERVLVFGYPELKASPESVVRRIAEAAGLDASLFPDRLREVRANVRAYGEPVDTAMEERLRAYYAPHLRRLDEVLGGHLDLREER, from the coding sequence ATGAGCGGGCTGTTCCACCTGGCGAAGAGGCTGGCCGAACCGCTGCGGCCCCGGCTGTTGCCCTCCATCGTGATCGTGGGCGCCCAGAAGGCGGGCACCTCGGCGTTGTACAGCATGCTGGTGCGCCATCCGCGGGTGATCGCGCCGGTGGAGAAGGAGCTCACCTTCTTCGGCAACGACAACACCTATGCGCTGGGCATGGCGCACTACCGGCGGATGCTGCCCGTGCGCCCGCTGCGCGGCAGGGGATGGACCACCCTGGACGCCACGCCGAACTACCTCTACCGCCCCGCGGCGGCCGAGCGCATCCACCGTCACCTGCCCGGTGCGGTCATCGTGGCCGTGCTGCGCGATCCGGTGAAGCGCGCGCGGTCGGACTGGAACATGTTCCACCAGTTCAAGGGGCATCCGCGCTACGCCCACCTGTACGACCCGCGCCCCTTCGCCGAGGCGATGGCCGCCGAGCTGGCCGACCCGCCGCCCTTCGGCTACCTGGCCCGCGGCCACTACGGTCCGCAAGTGGAGCGCTACATCCGTCTGTTCGGCCGGGAGCGGGTGCTCGTGTTCGGCTACCCGGAGCTGAAGGCCTCGCCGGAGAGCGTGGTGCGGCGCATCGCCGAAGCGGCAGGGCTTGATGCGTCGCTCTTCCCGGACCGGTTGCGCGAGGTGCGGGCCAACGTGCGGGCCTACGGCGAACCCGTGGACACCGCGATGGAGGAGCGGCTTCGCGCCTACTATGCGCCGCACCTTCGTCGCTTGGACGAGGTGCTCGGCGGGCACCTTGACCTGCGGGAGGAGCGGTGA
- a CDS encoding DegT/DnrJ/EryC1/StrS family aminotransferase, producing MIGTQEKGSTSGVPQTPAGERGPVYVTRAFLPPFDTFTELMRGVWERGQLTNNGPLVQQFERALAEQAGIAHPLFLVNGTIALNLIIRALELKGEVITTAFSHPVTTTSIIWEGCTPVFVDIDPDTFCIDPSAIEERITPATSAILATHVYGLPCDVEAIKAIARRHGLKVIYDGAHAFGTRYKGESLLNYGDVSSTSFHATKVFHTVEGGSVHTRDQALYTRLRLLRTMGQVGEGFHAVGLNAKNSELHAAMGVANLPFLDEILAQRRHQWERYATGLASAPVHLARIPADTEYNHSYFPAVLPTEETLLRVRAALNAVDIHPRRYFSPAVTELPFIGRAGECPIAESVAHRVLCLPLYHGLSDAIIDEVVDIVSRTLR from the coding sequence ATGATCGGTACCCAGGAGAAGGGCTCCACGTCCGGTGTTCCGCAGACCCCTGCGGGCGAACGCGGCCCCGTTTACGTCACCCGCGCCTTTCTCCCTCCGTTCGACACCTTCACGGAACTCATGCGGGGCGTATGGGAGCGCGGGCAGCTCACCAACAACGGCCCGCTCGTGCAGCAGTTCGAGCGCGCCCTGGCCGAGCAGGCCGGGATCGCTCATCCGCTCTTCCTGGTGAACGGCACCATCGCGCTCAACCTCATCATCCGGGCGTTGGAGCTCAAGGGTGAGGTCATCACCACGGCGTTCTCGCATCCGGTCACCACCACCAGCATCATCTGGGAGGGCTGCACACCGGTGTTCGTGGACATCGATCCGGACACCTTCTGCATCGACCCCTCGGCGATCGAGGAGCGCATCACACCGGCCACCAGCGCGATCCTGGCCACGCATGTGTACGGACTGCCCTGCGATGTGGAGGCCATCAAGGCCATCGCCCGTCGGCACGGCCTGAAGGTGATCTACGATGGAGCGCACGCGTTCGGCACGCGCTACAAGGGTGAAAGCCTGTTGAACTACGGTGATGTCAGCTCCACGAGCTTCCACGCCACCAAGGTGTTCCACACCGTGGAGGGAGGCAGCGTGCACACCCGCGACCAGGCCCTGTACACACGGCTGCGGCTGTTGCGCACGATGGGCCAAGTGGGCGAGGGCTTCCATGCCGTGGGGCTCAACGCCAAGAACAGCGAGCTGCATGCGGCCATGGGCGTGGCCAATCTGCCGTTCCTCGACGAGATCCTGGCCCAGCGGCGGCACCAGTGGGAGCGCTATGCGACCGGGCTCGCCTCCGCTCCGGTGCATCTGGCGCGGATCCCCGCCGACACCGAGTACAACCACTCGTACTTCCCTGCGGTCCTGCCCACCGAAGAGACCCTGCTGCGCGTGAGGGCCGCGCTGAACGCGGTGGACATCCATCCGCGCCGGTATTTCAGCCCGGCCGTCACCGAGCTTCCCTTCATCGGACGCGCGGGCGAATGCCCGATCGCCGAGTCGGTGGCCCACAGGGTCCTCTGTCTGCCGTTGTACCATGGTCTGTCCGATGCCATCATCGATGAGGTGGTGGACATCGTCTCGCGCACGCTGCGCTGA
- a CDS encoding ATP-binding cassette domain-containing protein: protein MSATSAANTATPDGGFTTVIGPGRPLLAVDLRELWHYRDLVLLFTRRDIVTVYAQTVLGPLWVVLQPLITTFTFAIIFGKAAGLAPPDLPGPLFYMSGLVPWAFFSGQITKTSRTLVGGAHVMTKVYFPRLVMPISMTLSNGFTFLIQFVALGVMIAAYAWSGDLTWSAGAHLLGLPVLVLIMGILGLGTGILISAATTKYRDLSFLVGFGVQLLMYASPVILPLSRLQKFPALLRVFELNPMTAVIEAFRAMLFGGAVPWDGLVYSATVAVAMLLVWGDDLQQGGALLRRHRVTMGPVVIEVEGLGKSYRLGSIGSGTIADELRRGWARLRGRPEPDAPVDTASPGRAQGRIFHALSDVSFHLREGEVLGIIGRNGAGKSTLLKLLSRITAPTAGAIRMKGRVASLLEVGTGFHPDLTGRENIYLNGAILGMHRREIDTKLQEIIAFSGIEHHIDTPVKRYSSGMKVRLGFAVAAHLEPEILIVDEVLAVGDAEFQRKCLGKMKDVSTSGRTILFVSHNMTAVLSLCTRVVWIDGGRVAADGPPEEVVAAYLGSYAQGGDEAAWAPGEGPGSDLVRLTHAAVVPREEAAPLTMRSPFAIRIGLENHGVHDDDLNIGLRVVNDHDLVLFASTQADSGTDRPPVPRGRFEVECLIPGDLMNEGSYHVVVTAFRGAKLHFITERVLSFTVHAGERRGAWFGKQAGLVRPRLAWRTVDPDNAA from the coding sequence ATGAGCGCGACATCCGCCGCGAACACCGCAACGCCCGATGGCGGCTTCACCACGGTGATCGGTCCCGGGCGCCCGCTGCTCGCCGTCGACCTCCGCGAGCTCTGGCATTACCGCGACCTGGTGCTGCTCTTCACCCGTCGCGACATCGTCACGGTCTACGCCCAGACGGTGCTCGGTCCGCTGTGGGTGGTCCTCCAGCCCCTGATCACCACCTTCACCTTCGCGATCATCTTCGGCAAGGCCGCCGGTCTGGCCCCGCCCGACCTGCCCGGTCCGCTCTTCTACATGTCGGGCCTCGTGCCCTGGGCCTTCTTCAGCGGCCAGATCACCAAGACCTCGCGCACCCTGGTGGGCGGCGCGCACGTGATGACCAAGGTGTACTTCCCCAGGTTGGTGATGCCCATCAGCATGACGCTGAGCAACGGCTTCACCTTCCTGATCCAGTTCGTCGCGCTGGGCGTGATGATCGCCGCCTACGCCTGGAGCGGGGACCTCACCTGGTCGGCGGGCGCACATCTGCTCGGTCTGCCGGTGCTGGTCCTCATCATGGGCATCCTGGGCCTTGGCACGGGCATCCTCATCTCGGCCGCCACCACCAAGTACCGTGACCTGAGCTTCCTGGTGGGCTTCGGCGTGCAGCTGCTGATGTACGCCAGCCCAGTGATCCTGCCGTTGAGCCGGCTGCAGAAATTCCCCGCCCTGCTGCGTGTGTTCGAGCTGAACCCGATGACCGCGGTGATCGAGGCGTTCCGGGCGATGCTGTTCGGTGGCGCGGTGCCCTGGGACGGCCTGGTGTACTCCGCCACGGTGGCGGTGGCCATGCTGCTGGTGTGGGGTGATGACCTTCAACAAGGTGGAGCGCTCCTTCGCCGACATCGTGTGACCATGGGCCCTGTGGTGATCGAGGTGGAGGGCCTGGGCAAGAGCTATCGCCTGGGAAGCATCGGCAGCGGCACCATCGCCGATGAGCTGCGCCGGGGCTGGGCCCGCCTGCGCGGCCGCCCGGAGCCGGATGCACCGGTGGACACCGCCTCGCCCGGGAGGGCGCAGGGCCGCATCTTCCACGCGCTGAGCGACGTGTCCTTCCACCTGCGCGAGGGCGAGGTGCTCGGCATCATCGGGCGCAACGGCGCAGGCAAAAGCACGCTGCTCAAGCTGCTCTCGCGCATCACCGCGCCCACCGCGGGGGCCATCCGCATGAAGGGGCGCGTGGCCAGCCTGCTGGAGGTGGGCACGGGCTTCCACCCGGACCTCACCGGCCGCGAGAACATCTACCTCAACGGCGCCATCCTGGGCATGCACCGGCGCGAGATCGACACCAAGCTCCAGGAGATCATCGCCTTCAGCGGCATCGAGCACCACATCGACACCCCGGTGAAGCGCTACAGTTCGGGCATGAAGGTGCGGCTCGGCTTCGCGGTCGCGGCGCACCTGGAACCGGAGATCCTCATCGTGGACGAGGTGCTGGCCGTGGGGGATGCGGAGTTCCAGCGCAAGTGCCTGGGCAAGATGAAGGACGTGAGCACCAGCGGCCGCACCATCCTGTTCGTGAGCCACAACATGACAGCGGTGCTGAGCCTGTGCACGCGCGTGGTGTGGATCGATGGCGGGCGCGTGGCGGCCGATGGCCCGCCGGAGGAGGTGGTGGCCGCCTACCTCGGCTCCTACGCGCAGGGCGGTGATGAAGCGGCCTGGGCGCCGGGTGAAGGCCCCGGCAGTGACCTGGTGCGCCTCACCCACGCGGCGGTGGTGCCCCGGGAGGAGGCGGCACCCCTCACCATGCGCAGCCCCTTCGCCATCCGCATCGGGCTGGAGAACCATGGGGTGCATGACGACGACCTCAACATCGGCCTCCGCGTGGTGAACGACCACGACCTGGTGCTCTTCGCCAGCACGCAGGCCGACAGTGGCACGGACCGTCCGCCGGTGCCCCGCGGGCGCTTCGAGGTGGAATGCCTCATCCCCGGCGACCTGATGAACGAGGGCAGCTACCATGTGGTGGTCACTGCGTTCCGGGGGGCGAAGCTCCACTTCATCACCGAGCGTGTGCTCAGCTTCACGGTGCACGCCGGTGAGCGCCGCGGGGCCTGGTTCGGCAAACAGGCGGGCCTGGTGCGGCCGCGCCTCGCCTGGCGCACCGTTGATCCCGACAACGCGGCATGA
- a CDS encoding glycosyltransferase family 2 protein gives MDRSPERPSSEVPLVSVIVCTYQHGPYIARCLESIKAQRTSFPIEVLVGQDFSSDNTGAECDRVAKGDPRFTVHHWQKGERWRIEGQPTGRRNFMRLHAMARGRYVHFIDGDDGWLDPLKLQRQVDLLESDPACMGSYHQTAVMDERGALTHPWRDHLPERMGLEEVVGLRAPFHPSSFIWRNTPAIRAMITGPGGWKAGSGDMWFFASAATQGHLRGVDGEMSYYTRHGQGLSSQGLFSRTNIHRLRILQWQRLDQLTAGRWRAHLDAVCDRHLDQVTGAPMTGLDKRRWLLALGRAPRYFMAQRRWARVLGALRAAPPA, from the coding sequence ATGGATCGAAGCCCCGAACGCCCATCCTCCGAGGTGCCGCTGGTCTCCGTGATCGTATGCACCTACCAGCATGGACCGTACATCGCGCGGTGCCTGGAGAGCATCAAGGCCCAGCGGACCAGCTTCCCGATCGAGGTGCTCGTGGGGCAGGACTTCTCCTCGGATAACACCGGTGCGGAGTGCGACCGGGTGGCCAAGGGCGATCCGCGCTTCACGGTGCATCATTGGCAGAAAGGTGAACGCTGGCGCATCGAAGGGCAGCCCACGGGCCGGAGGAACTTCATGCGGCTCCATGCCATGGCGCGGGGTCGCTACGTGCACTTCATCGATGGTGACGACGGATGGCTGGACCCGCTGAAGCTGCAGCGCCAGGTGGACCTGCTGGAGTCCGATCCCGCCTGCATGGGCAGCTACCACCAGACCGCTGTGATGGATGAGCGCGGTGCCCTGACGCATCCCTGGCGCGACCACCTGCCGGAGCGGATGGGCCTGGAGGAGGTGGTGGGCCTGCGCGCGCCCTTTCACCCGAGCAGCTTCATCTGGCGCAACACACCGGCGATCCGTGCGATGATCACCGGGCCGGGCGGGTGGAAGGCCGGCAGCGGCGACATGTGGTTCTTCGCGAGCGCCGCCACGCAGGGACATCTGCGCGGAGTGGACGGGGAGATGAGCTACTACACGCGCCACGGCCAGGGCCTTTCGTCGCAAGGCCTCTTCTCGCGCACCAACATCCACCGCCTGCGCATCCTGCAATGGCAGCGCCTCGACCAGTTGACCGCCGGCCGATGGCGGGCCCACCTGGATGCCGTATGCGACCGGCACCTGGACCAGGTGACCGGTGCGCCCATGACCGGCCTGGACAAGCGGCGATGGCTCCTTGCACTGGGCCGGGCCCCCCGGTATTTCATGGCCCAACGGCGATGGGCCCGCGTGCTCGGTGCGCTGCGCGCGGCGCCTCCGGCCTGA
- a CDS encoding YdcF family protein → MNLRSILPAIGALALIASLSSCAMTNKGQARLYEKATDEAPYDAVVVPGVPFEGGQWQDIMKMRVHWAVKLYERGLTRNIIFSGSAVYTPYVEATIMGLYAEQLGVPREHILLETRAEHSTENLFNSYMLARDRGMKRIALASDPFQSWMLRGLAKRMERQLGADIDMLPVVFKDLFSASLSTPAIDPTSAYVSEFVSLPERENFFKRFLGTSGNNLDWDRARADAVRNGDRVELMD, encoded by the coding sequence ATGAACCTCCGTTCCATCCTTCCCGCCATCGGGGCCTTGGCCCTGATCGCTTCGTTGTCTTCCTGCGCCATGACCAACAAGGGCCAGGCGCGCCTGTACGAGAAGGCGACCGATGAAGCCCCCTACGACGCCGTCGTGGTGCCGGGAGTGCCCTTCGAGGGCGGTCAGTGGCAGGACATCATGAAGATGCGCGTGCACTGGGCGGTGAAGCTGTATGAGCGTGGGCTCACCCGGAACATCATCTTCTCCGGTTCGGCGGTCTACACCCCGTACGTGGAAGCCACCATCATGGGGCTGTACGCCGAGCAACTGGGCGTTCCGCGGGAGCACATCCTGCTGGAGACCCGGGCCGAGCACAGCACGGAGAACCTGTTCAACAGCTACATGCTGGCGCGCGACCGGGGCATGAAGCGCATCGCACTGGCCTCCGACCCCTTCCAGTCGTGGATGCTGCGCGGTCTGGCCAAGCGTATGGAGCGCCAGCTGGGGGCGGACATCGACATGCTGCCGGTGGTGTTCAAGGACCTGTTCAGCGCCAGTTTGAGCACGCCGGCGATCGACCCCACATCGGCCTACGTAAGCGAGTTCGTGTCCCTGCCGGAACGCGAGAACTTCTTCAAGCGCTTCCTGGGCACCAGCGGCAACAACCTCGATTGGGACCGCGCCCGGGCGGACGCTGTGCGCAACGGCGACCGCGTGGAGCTGATGGACTAG
- a CDS encoding serine hydroxymethyltransferase, which yields MERDQQVFGIIDKEKWRQTKGLELIASENYVSDQVMEAMGSVLTNKYAEGLPGKRYYGGCEHVDEVEQLAIDRAKRLFGAAWANVQPHSGAQANAAVMLAALKPGDTILGFDLSHGGHLTHGSPVNFSGKLYRATFYGVDKATGRVDMNVVRETAQREKPRLIICGASAYSRDWDYANFRAIADEVGAVLLADVSHPAGLIAARLLNDPLPHCHVVTTTTHKTLRGPRGGLILAGRDGDNPWGVKTPKGEARSLGSVLDGAVFPGTQGGPLEHVIAAKAIAFGEALAPSFVDYGRQVITNARTLAEGLVEKGYDVVSGGTDNHCMLIDLRNKGITGKEGEQALGRVDITVNKNMVPFDTQSPFVTSGIRIGAPAITTRGLKEAECRQIVHLIDAALTHRNDDAELDRIRFQVNGMMRLRPLFA from the coding sequence ATGGAGCGCGATCAGCAGGTCTTCGGCATCATCGACAAGGAGAAATGGCGCCAGACCAAGGGCCTGGAACTGATCGCCAGCGAGAACTACGTGAGCGACCAGGTGATGGAGGCCATGGGCTCGGTGCTCACCAACAAGTATGCGGAAGGCCTGCCCGGCAAGCGCTACTACGGCGGCTGCGAGCATGTGGACGAGGTGGAGCAGCTGGCCATCGACCGGGCCAAGCGCCTCTTCGGTGCCGCATGGGCCAACGTGCAACCGCACAGCGGCGCGCAGGCCAACGCCGCGGTGATGCTCGCCGCGCTCAAGCCGGGCGACACCATCCTGGGCTTCGACCTCAGCCACGGCGGCCACCTCACCCATGGCAGCCCCGTCAACTTCAGCGGCAAGCTCTACCGCGCCACCTTCTACGGCGTGGACAAGGCCACCGGGCGGGTGGACATGAACGTGGTGCGGGAGACCGCACAGCGCGAAAAGCCCAGGCTGATCATCTGCGGCGCCAGCGCCTACAGCCGCGACTGGGACTATGCCAACTTCCGGGCCATCGCCGATGAGGTCGGGGCCGTGCTGCTGGCCGATGTCAGCCACCCCGCCGGCCTCATCGCCGCGCGCCTCCTCAACGACCCCCTGCCCCACTGCCATGTGGTGACCACCACCACGCACAAGACCCTGCGGGGTCCGCGCGGAGGCCTCATCCTGGCCGGCCGCGACGGTGACAACCCGTGGGGCGTGAAGACCCCCAAGGGCGAGGCGCGCAGCCTGGGCAGCGTGCTGGACGGCGCCGTGTTCCCCGGCACCCAGGGCGGCCCGCTCGAGCACGTCATCGCCGCCAAGGCCATCGCGTTCGGCGAGGCGCTCGCGCCGAGCTTCGTGGACTACGGCCGGCAGGTGATCACCAATGCGCGGACCCTGGCCGAAGGGCTCGTGGAGAAGGGCTACGACGTGGTGAGCGGCGGCACGGACAACCATTGCATGCTGATCGACCTGCGCAACAAGGGCATCACCGGCAAGGAGGGCGAGCAGGCCCTGGGCCGCGTGGACATCACCGTGAACAAGAACATGGTGCCCTTCGACACACAGAGCCCCTTCGTCACCAGCGGCATCCGCATCGGCGCGCCGGCCATCACCACGCGCGGGCTCAAGGAGGCCGAATGCCGGCAGATCGTGCACCTGATCGACGCGGCCCTCACCCACCGCAACGACGACGCCGAGCTGGACCGCATCCGCTTCCAGGTGAACGGCATGATGCGCCTGCGGCCCCTCTTCGCCTGA
- a CDS encoding HTTM domain-containing protein: MNPATVRLFQRAVHLWLVGYVLTALPEAERVWIDPVSPAGHGAWIPHLVAAVPVPDGWVGLPAALLLLALSAFGLWREPPRWMALLIAVLFTVLVHRSWLVATGGHWLMTNVLLWMVALRAYPSGRSEQWWSWLGFHAIRLQLCLAYGMSALNKLAGGSWLDGTALLRVAGDGTYGPTMLAQHPLVAALLGFGVLVLLLALPVALWVPALRRPALITALVFHLVSGVWFHIPDMALAFAAVLMVWTSSVEAEVVAWLVKSLMIRRKRARDGHIE, encoded by the coding sequence ATGAACCCGGCCACGGTCCGTCTGTTCCAGCGCGCCGTGCACCTCTGGCTCGTGGGCTACGTGCTCACTGCGCTTCCTGAGGCCGAGCGGGTGTGGATCGATCCCGTATCCCCGGCCGGTCATGGGGCCTGGATCCCCCACCTGGTGGCGGCCGTGCCGGTCCCGGACGGGTGGGTCGGCCTGCCGGCGGCCCTGCTGCTGCTCGCGCTGTCCGCATTCGGGCTCTGGCGTGAGCCACCCCGCTGGATGGCGCTGTTGATCGCCGTGCTCTTCACCGTGCTCGTGCATCGGTCCTGGCTGGTGGCCACCGGTGGGCATTGGTTGATGACGAACGTGCTGCTTTGGATGGTGGCGCTGCGGGCATATCCTTCCGGGCGCAGCGAGCAATGGTGGTCGTGGCTCGGCTTCCACGCCATCCGGTTGCAGCTGTGCCTGGCCTACGGGATGTCCGCGCTGAACAAGCTGGCGGGCGGGAGCTGGCTCGATGGTACGGCCCTGCTCCGCGTCGCCGGTGACGGGACGTACGGGCCGACCATGCTCGCGCAGCACCCCTTGGTCGCGGCCCTGCTCGGGTTCGGGGTCCTGGTGCTGCTGCTCGCCCTGCCCGTCGCCCTGTGGGTGCCCGCCCTGCGTCGCCCCGCGCTGATCACCGCGCTGGTGTTCCACCTGGTCAGCGGGGTCTGGTTCCACATTCCGGACATGGCGCTCGCGTTCGCGGCCGTGCTGATGGTCTGGACCTCATCCGTGGAAGCGGAGGTGGTGGCCTGGCTCGTCAAGTCATTGATGATCAGAAGGAAACGTGCGCGTGATGGCCACATTGAGTAG